From one Dermacentor silvarum isolate Dsil-2018 chromosome 3, BIME_Dsil_1.4, whole genome shotgun sequence genomic stretch:
- the LOC125944294 gene encoding endothelin-converting enzyme 1-like: MTKCCIAVAVFAWVGGALLLLLVYASRKTHAHKSCTTLGCIEFTRSLRESMNTSVPPCENFGRFVCDGWRSRYRLTVHEQAFVQVLESVGLALLTVPVSEKQDQQNAKQKAALLYRSCDSVRRGERDELQNVREALRSEGIVWPHRSPDADVLHMALRSSLVLRWGVPFDVTLRSEGNSLVVQLEAFEMFAFLRDKFVATSAGLPERKAYIETLRSNFKANDSNLVDIDEVDDLDKAAYATLPESVQASHYAEALDVERIFAGTNYGTQEYWRQELSPFATSNETERIVFTTRTEKFIRKVWELWDVKGGADMHVFVSWCVVQIAALFANQQLQVNFYGSTEVAHLEQGASCLAKAFLIAGTVVFSGYNNFVFAGRARFRAHKLIRTLRRAFLLRLQHWKHYDANVTVMRERDTTEVPLHVVHAGSVMELNDRVPDMRDSLVHNWQSTPVPPAANASLRSRIYSAIEAAQLLVFQHNDFLMMPYAFAFPYFDRSTTAGFNYAGAGGVAAFALAKLFVEAYGESTTGNASLETSLNCLKNESAYAMARDNSQLVMLRSLAASVAFEAYKTDWASWDIAVQNLQEYSGAQLFFMASCYALCPGSARGHGDGAQCNAHLQNVEEFARAFDCAPGTKMNPHSKCSIM, from the coding sequence ATGACCAAGTGCTGCATCGCCGTAGCTGTGTTTGCCTGGGTTGGTGGCGCGCTGCTCCTGCTACTCGTTTACGCCAGCCGAAAGACTCACGCGCACAAGTCGTGCACGACGCTCGGTTGTATCGAGTTCACCAGGAGCTTACGCGAGTCGATGAACACCTCCGTGCCGCCGTGCGAGAACTTCGGCCGCTTCGTGTGCGACGGCTGGAGAAGCAGGTACCGGCTGACGGTGCACGAGCAGGCGTTCGTGCAGGTGCTCGAGAGCGTCGGCCTAGCACTGCTCACCGTACCTGTGTCGGAGAAGCAAGACCAGCAGAACGCCAAACAGAAGGCGGCACTCCTGTACCGCAGCTGCGACTCCGTGAGGCGCGGAGAACGGGATGAGCTGCAAAACGTACGCGAGGCGCTGCGCAGCGAAGGCATCGTCTGGCCTCACCGGTCACCGGACGCCGACGTTCTGCATATGGCACTTCGCTCGTCACTCGTGCTTCGATGGGGTGTCCCGTTCGACGTCACCTTGAGATCTGAGGGCAATAGCTTGGTGGTCCAGCTGGAAGCATTCGAAATGTTCGCCTTCCTCCGTGACAAGTTCGTGGCAACGTCTGCCGGGTTGCCAGAGAGAAAGGCCTATATCGAAACGCTCCGGTCCAATTTCAAGGCGAACGACAGCAACCTGGTGGACATTGACGAGGTCGACGACTTGGACAAAGCCGCATACGCCACGCTTCCGGAGAGCGTCCAAGCCTCCCATTACGCGGAGGCGCTTGATGTGGAACGCATCTTCGCTGGCACCAACTACGGGACGCAGGAGTATTGGCGCCAAGAGCTCAGCCCTTTCGCGACCTCAAACGAGACCGAACGCATCGTCTTCACGACCCGGACGGAGAAGTTTATCCGTAAGGTCTGGGAACTCTGGGATGTCAAAGGCGGAGCGGACATGCACGTCTTTGTGTCCTGGTGCGTGGTGCAGATAGCCGCTCTCTTCGCAAACCAGCAGCTCCAAGTCAACTTTTACGGGAGCACGGAAGTTGCTCATTTGGAGCAAGGTGCCTCGTGCCTTGCCAAGGCGTTTCTCATTGCCGGCACCGTCGTCTTCTCCGGCTACAACAACTTTGTTTTCGCCGGCAGGGCACGGTTCAGGGCTCACAAACTCATCCGCACTTTGCGCAGAGCATTCCTGCTCCGCCTGCAGCACTGGAAGCACTACGACGCCAACGTCACGGTGATGCGGGAGCGGGACACGACAGAGGTGCCTCTGCACGTCGTCCACGCAGGCTCCGTCATGGAACTCAATGACCGCGTGCCTGACATGCGTGACTCGCTGGTTCACAACTGGCAGAGCACACCAGTACCCCCCGCGGCGAACGCTTCCTTGCGATCAAGAATCTACTCGGCGATCGAGGCGGCGCAGCTGCTGGTGTTTCAGCACAATGACTTTCTCATGATGCCGTACGCCTTCGCGTTCCCATACTTCGACAGAAGCACCACGGCGGGGTTCAACTACGCTGGCGCGGGCGGTGTCGCGGCGTTCGCTCTGGCAAAGCTCTTCGTGGAGGCGTACGGTGAATCGACTACAGGAAACGCATCCCTGGAGACCAGTCTAAACTGCCTAAAGAACGAATCGGCTTACGCCATGGCCAGAGACAACAGCCAACTGGTGATGCTGCGCTCGCTCGCAGCCAGCGTTGCGTTCGAGGCCTACAAGACCGACTGGGCCTCCTGGGATATCGCCGTCCAGAACCTGCAGGAGTACTCGGGCGCGCAGCTGTTCTTCATGGCGTCCTGCTATGCGTTATGTCCAGGGAGCGCCAGAGGACACGGAGATGGCGCGCAGTGCAACGCCCACCTACAGAACGTGGAGGAGTTTGCGCGCGCGTTTGATTGCGCTCCGGGCACGAAGATGAACCCGCATTCGAAGTGCAGCATCATGTGA